CGTGTGCGCTGGGCGCTGCATGAGGTCGTGGGCGAGGCCTTCGTGCTGGAGCGCCTCGATCTGGCGGCGGGCGACCAGTTCGCCCCCGCCTTTGCGGCCCTCAACCCCAACCGTTCCGTGCCGGTGCTGCAGGTTGTCCGCGACGACGGCAGCGTGCAGACCCTGATCGAGAGCGCCGCGATCGTGCTGTTCCTGGCGGACGCCTACCCCGCCGCCTGCCTGTTGCCGCCCGAGCCCGCCTCCCCGCAGCGCGCCGATGTGCTCCAGATGCTCCAGTTCGGTGCCACCAGCGTCGATCGCCTGCTCTGGCAGCTCCGGCTTCACGAAAAGCTGCTGCCCCAGGCGGAACGGGACCCCGGTGAGGTCGAACGCGCCCGCCGCCGCTTCCAGGAGCAGGTGGAACCCCAGCTGGCCGAGCGCCTGCGCCAGCACCCCCACATCTGCGGCACCGCCTTCACTGCCGCCGATCTGGTCATGGGCCACAACGTGCTCTGGGCCCGGTCCATGGGTCTCTGCGGCGAGCGCATCTTCCAGCGCTACCTGGCCCTGCTGGGCCGCCGCCCCGCCTTCGCGCGCGCCTTCGATGACATCAAGACCGTCACTCCTTGACGCCTGCTGCGCAGCAGCAAGGGGCAGTGGATCGCAGCTTCACCCCAACGCCTGATGCCAATGGCACAGCGGCCCCTGGCCGCCGCCGATCGCCAGGGCATGGCGTAAGCCGCCCGCTACAAAGGCCTTGGCGGTCTGGATCGCCGCTTCCAGTGCGGCGCCACGGGCCAGCTCGGCTGTGATCGCCGCCGAGAGGGTGCAACCGCTGCCGTGGCTGTGGGGCGTGTCGATCGGGGCCAGGCGAAACCACTGGATGCGGCCGTCCCGCCACAGCACGTCGCTGCCGCGCAGGCCTCGCAGCCCGCCGCCCTTGATCAGCACCGCCTTGGGCCCCATCGCGGCGATGCGCTCCGCCGCCAGTTCCAGATCGTCGACGCTCTCCAGCGGCCGCCCGACCAGAAGCCGTGCCTCGTGCACGTTGGGGGTGAGCAGGTCTGCCAGCGGCAGCAGCTGGGCTTTGAGGGCCTCGATCGCCTCGGGCTCCAGCAGCACCGCCCCTGCCCGCGACACCATCACCGGATCGATCACCCGGGCGGCCGCCAGCGGGGCGATCGCGGCCGCGGTGGCCTCAATCAAGCCCTG
Above is a genomic segment from Synechococcus sp. MW101C3 containing:
- a CDS encoding glutathione S-transferase family protein; this translates as MTIAQLKLFHAPATRSARVRWALHEVVGEAFVLERLDLAAGDQFAPAFAALNPNRSVPVLQVVRDDGSVQTLIESAAIVLFLADAYPAACLLPPEPASPQRADVLQMLQFGATSVDRLLWQLRLHEKLLPQAERDPGEVERARRRFQEQVEPQLAERLRQHPHICGTAFTAADLVMGHNVLWARSMGLCGERIFQRYLALLGRRPAFARAFDDIKTVTP
- the thiD gene encoding bifunctional hydroxymethylpyrimidine kinase/phosphomethylpyrimidine kinase; the protein is MALIPIALTIGGSDSGGGAGIQADLKTFSALQVHGCSAITCVTAQNTRGVERVDALPPEALRAQVEAVTRDLPVAALKTGMLLNQGLIEATAAAIAPLAAARVIDPVMVSRAGAVLLEPEAIEALKAQLLPLADLLTPNVHEARLLVGRPLESVDDLELAAERIAAMGPKAVLIKGGGLRGLRGSDVLWRDGRIQWFRLAPIDTPHSHGSGCTLSAAITAELARGAALEAAIQTAKAFVAGGLRHALAIGGGQGPLCHWHQALG